The window TCattctttataaaataaaattaaaatcaacgaAGACGTTCCTAATATTGGAACTCCGAAGTTCAAGTTAGAAACAGGAGgggaaaataataaatattaatttgttataaaacaaaatcaaaatcagCGAAGATATTCCTAGCGTTGATCTTTCGAAGTTCAAGTCAACTACCGATCCAATAAGTAATCGAGTGACAATCAACGATCTAACCCATGTCACACCTATTTGTGATGCTCTGCCCCCAGATCACTCTCGAGGAGTTAGTCCATCACACCAACTTCTAAAAATGTCATACTTTTATATTGTAAGGTGTTTAACTAAGATATTTTAATAGTTTCATAATGATCAAAATAAAGTGTGATTCCCATCTAATAACGGTTAGAAAGAGCATCACGAGTTGTTTGCATAATTCAAGAAACTTCAGCAGCAAATCAGAATGCAGAAATTCCACATTGAAATGtttgaataataaaaataattcgcATCtgcattatatatataatacGGCTACGAACAAAGTGCAATAGGAAACCTAGAAAAATTTGCAATTTTACCCTTGAAGAATGAGAAATTTCAATGAGAAGACACTTGCTCCTCGAACTCCTTGGCGTTCCCAATCGAGCACTCCGCGAACCGCCGGATCCCGAAGTGCCTCATCTCCACCCCCTCCACCGCCCCATCGATCGCCATCTCCGCCACGATCCTCCCCACCACCGGACCCATCTTGAACCCGTGCCCGGAGAACCCGCCGGCGACCACCACGTCCTTCCCGAACTCGCCCCCGAGGAAGTCGATCACGAAGTCGCCGTCGGGCGTCATCGAGTACAAGCATGCCTGCGTTATGACTGGATTCCCTGACTCGACCTTCCCTGGCAGGATCTTCCGGATCCACTCCCCCACGGAGTCCACCATCACCCCGGAGCTGCTCGCCGTCCAGTCTCGCCGGTCGGGGTCGCACGGCCGGCCGCCGTGCAGCGCGATCTTGATAAGCCCTGGGAACTCCAGCGACGGCGTTCCGTATATGTAGCTGTCGCCGTAGCTGGCAAAGGTTGGGAATCCTCCCTCCGCCGTGAACTCCGCCTCGTGCCCTGCTTTGATCTTCCAGTAGCAGATGGTGGTGTGCAGGGGCTGGATGGGAAGATCGATTTCGGTAACTGATTTGACCAGTTTCTTCATCCACGCGCCTGCTGTTATCACGCATTTGCTCCCTAAAAAGATTTCGCCACCGGCGGCGCGGACGCGGACACCTTCTCTGTTTTCGCCGTCCTTCTCGATCGCGATTATTCGGGTGCGGTCCTTCAGAATCGCCCCTTTTTTTAGGGCAAGAGCTTGGAACATCGCCACAGCCTTGGTCGGCCTGATGACGCCGCCGATGTCGGAGACGACGCCGATCCATCCATCCGGGAGAGCGAACACTCCGGAGAAGACAGAGGACGAAGATCCTCGGTCGATAAGGCGGATGTTAACCTCTCGATGATGGCCACCGGAGTCAATCACAGACTGGAGACTCTTGTTGTCCTCGGGGCCGAAGTCGAAGTGGGCGGTGGAGGTAACAACGCGGTAGCCGGCCTCGGCCTGGGCCTCCTCCCACAAACAGCGAGCCTCGAGGACCATAGAGGGGTAGTAGTCCTCCGGGTATGTGGCGCGGATGGTGCGCGACTCTCCGTGGGAGGAGCCTAGGCCGTGGAGGAAGTCGAACTGCTCCAGAAGCAGCACGCGGAGGCCGCGCTTGGCCGCGTAGTAAGCGGCGCAGCTCCCCATGATACCAGCGCCGACGACGACGAGGTCAAACCGGTCGCCGCTTGCCGCCGCCATTGCCGCTGGAGCGCTCTCTCTCTCGCTACTGTCGAGCCCTGCTCACGATACCAACTGTTCAAGTCTATGGACCGGACGGTAGAGGTGATAAAATTCCATGTTGAATTTTGACCTAAGCCCTAACtccataataaaaataataattcaaatatttataaaatatttatccttATTTTTCatatagggatgtaaatgaaccaaacgattcgtgagctattcggagctcgattcggtaaaaagtccgttcgagttcgttcgtttatcttatcgagtctAGCTCGATAATTTTATCGAGTCTAGCTCGAtaattttatcgagccgagctcgagcttaaggatattcgactCGTGAGCTCGTggacatgttcgtttataggctcacgagccaaaaaaaaatgagttttaaaccgagccaaaaaatgaactctaaaatgagcaaaaaaaaaaaaacctctaaaacgagctttaaaatgagccaaaaaatgagttcTAAAACGAGCTCGTTTAACGAGTTAGGCTGGTTaattttgataatcgagctaataacgagccaagctcgaactgttcgcgagcttgataattatAAAACGAGCTGAGCTCAAGTCTTGTGATAAAAATTCGATtcaagctcgagccgagctcgagcctaaaactgttcggctcggtttgactcgtttacatccctaaattccacatgatatttattttattttacaaatattttaaattttacaatcaAATATTATATATGGCAAAAGACAATTTACTCACCTTAATATAGATGATCAAAACATAAGAAAAATTCATATGATAACACCCCAAATAATCAAATATTTCATAAACTATATATTTCAGACCTCACCTATCAAATATCTCTCATTctactaataaaaaaattaaattaaaaaaataaataaataggtaATCGTTGCCTATGTGTTGGTGAGCCCTGTGGCATGCCACCATGCATCCCGATAacatgtttttttgttttttctgttttttttttaaaatagaaatcACTGGAATAAGATTATATCCAATAATTTCTAATATCTATCAAATATACGGGATATAAGATGATGCCGAATGATTTTTAATATCTCTTATATATTTCAATAGGAGATGTTTGAGAGTGGGGATACCCATTGCGCATGCCCTTAGTTGAATTTGTATTTGATATCGTCATtgaaatttatctttaaaattctaaaaatttcagattcTTATTAAATTAAGATGGAGAATCTGCTCGATATGAACTCGGGTAGAGAGTGATTTTCACACGTGAATATTTATTGACAGTTTTTGTCGCATTTTAATCAGTGTAATGATATTATTAAGAGATGCATGTGCCTGTTAGCGATCGAAAAACGTGCAAGAGAGGAGTGTTATTGTGTTAAAATAAACTTTCACGTGAAAAGATTCCATGTGAGGTATTTGCTTAATGATGGTTtattagtgttttttttttttgacaatattTCTGGTCCAATGTTGTTGCTGCTAAAATGCTAATGTACAAATTTTTTATGCTCTTTGTCATTTTGTTCGCACAAAGCTGCTGGTACGATCGAATACAGGGGCTAAAGTTGCAATATTGTTCATTTGCTATTGTAATCTTCTAAATTAGATCTCCAGTTAAAAAGCTATGGTCATTATAGTAAGGTTTGAGTTCAAGAGAATTGAGATTTTCTTGAGATTGGACATAGCCATTAAATTGTTTAACTCTTATTAATTGCTCTATCCTATAGTACATTACATGTAAAATGTATTGTTATAATAGCTAGGTTTTTTGATACTAACAATTTAAGAACTATGTAActtggtgcacgaagctcctgttATGTGGGGTTTCGaggaaggattcattgtacgcagtcttactaATAATTTAAgagactattttttaaaaaaaattttagaatattttaatttatgttttactTATTACCTAAATATACCAAGAGATGGGACAAATTCTTCTATTTTCTCTCCGAGAGGTAATTGTGtatcatataaattataaattactgAAGTTAACCTTGCGCTTTCTATTTTTGCTATAtggtggtaaaagatgaatacgctcgcGTCCCAGGATAACACAGAATCATGGACGACTACTAACCTTTGagtaatgactaacacataaaggagatatttatctcgactttatcgAAATTCGAACTCCAGATTTTATGATGACAACACTTCGTGCGCTAATCATTAGATCATCCCGAAATGACTTCTATTTTTACTACCTGTATGTTGCATACGTGGTCCATATCTATTGAATAGTTAAGTGTTGCCAACTATCAGGAGCAGCAATTAAGAATATTTAAAGTACAAAGCGATCTGTTTATAATAATTTCAGAGTAAGGTTTTTGTCTCCATGACTGTGTTATGGTGTAGTTTTAAATCACAGGGACAAGAAATGGGTTGTTTTAAATTTGTTTAGGGAACTGAAGGGCTAATATAGGCACTGCTCCAACTGTTTGATTTCCTTTCCAATATAAAAATATTCATAATGATCGTAATCTTTCTGCTTTAAAGTTTGATGTCCCATCAAAGtccaagataatttttaagtgtaGCATGTGTGGTATGCGGTGGCTACGTCTTCTTATAGCTAATTTTATTCCAATACTTATCAACTTGAATACATTTGCCTACCACTTGCACAGATAAGCGAAGAAATCTGCTAATCTGCCATATTAAAGTCCAAATTAATAATTGCTGATTCCATATTCAAATTGAGTTAGTCAATTTTTCTCCCTAGAGGGCTGGAGAAGAAATGACATGATTTAACGACTACGGTTGGAACAGAGTTCACATGATGTTGTTCGCTTGTGGTCTCCACTTGGGACATAATTGATGGATATGATGACACATCATCTGGTCACATTCTTATCCTTGATTGGAAAATAGAAATGCATCGAATTATCATCCAGATATCTATAATTTGACATTCAATTATGACATatttataaagatttttttttcaaatgagacATGTACTCATAAGAAACTGGGTTTCTAGACCGTCCATCATAAATACTTTTTGATTTATCCAAAAAATTTTATGGAATCGGATGAGTCGCACCAGAGGTGTCAaagtctttttcttttattctgtaCAAGGTATCTCCAGAGATGCTCTTTTAAAAGATGCAAATAAACCATGACCTTATCATATCTGCAGTGACATAGCCCACTTGTTGTGATCTACAATATATGTCCATTGAGAGAGTGATTGATATGGAAAAAGATAATTGAATTGTCTAGCCACGGATTGAAGATGGGTGGTGATTTTGTCTAGGAGCCATTAGGGACGTAGACAGACATGACAAATATATTTTGATCcatatttttattattagtaattatTACTTCATGAAGTTGTCATTGTTGCAGATCCACATTATTAGATGTTGCTGATTGCAACAAGTTGTCATTGTGGGACATTTCCTTTtgattaaagaaaaaggaatgaCAGACAACTATAGGGGAAACTGGAGGAGAAAAATAGGGAGGAAaacttaatttatgtgttcactTCCTAGATTAACTTCAATATTTTTATTGTAAGTGGAGCTTAAGGATTTGTAATCAAATTGCAAAATCCAATCCCGTCCAGAAGCTGAGTCGGATTGAGGCCGGTCGAGCTGTCGCTggggttgacggaaagtcgctgcgGAGCCTGACCGATCTGGCATCCGCCGAAAAAACTTACACGAGCGGATGACGAGGGGTGATGACAACGCAAGGGTCCTGCGTACACTCGGACGAGCCcatgagtcgttagagaccagaaactaggAAAAAAGTCTCCGGGTcgggccctccgacgctcaagtcaggtacttttttcccagaagCACAGAGAAAGGGCGAAAAGTGAAAGACGAGTGTGAAAAGACGAGTGAGCGTTCCTACGTAAGGGACAAAgcttccctttttatactacaaaggatgcttctggagtctgacgggtgtcagggaatgtcggatgtcagactttatctggcggtgaatgacacgtggtGTCCTCCTATAGGTCTAGGAGGGAATCGGCGGGTGGTGAGCAccagaccgttagcatattctctgacaggcagtGATTATTGtctgacaggttgttacgattccctgacttgCTTGTCGTGTAGTGCATGCTTGCCCCGATCTGTTAACCCTGAACTGGGCTCCTGTGCCTGCCAGCCTCACTTTGTGGGGTGTAGACCTATATTTCCTAACCTGCGTTTGTCGCTTCCCAAATTCAGATCTGTACACCAGCCCTGTCCTGCGTGTCCTGTTTTGTGAACTCTTAACCTGCCTTACCTTGTATCTTGACCTGTATGCCTTGGTTTGGTTCCACTTATCctgtgtcccgacctgtacgccttatTCCGATTCCGTctattccgacctgtacgccttagtcCGATACTGTCAGTCTCTACCTATACGCTTTAGTCTGATTCTCTCTGTCCAGACCTGTACGCCTTAGTCCGATACTGTCTgctccgacctgtacgccttagtcCGATACTGTCTGTTCAGACCTGTATGCCTTAGTCCGATTCTGTCTGTCCCAACATGTACGCCTTAATCCATGTATCCTGTCAGAAATCCCGATCTGTATCCTTAgcttgcacatcccgacctgcacgttgtgCTCCAGGTACCCTGTGCCACAAGGCTATAAATCcttacctgtatccttggttggcacatcccaacctgtacgctttggtccctgTGTTCTATGTTgcaaggctataaatcctgacctgtatcattggttggcacatcccgacctgtacgctttggtccctgtgttatgtaccgcaagactataaatcctgacctgtatccttggttggcacatcctgacctgtacgctttggtccgtgTGTTCTGTGCTGCAAGGCTATAAGTCTTGACCTGTATCattggttggcacatcccgacTTGTTCGCTTTGATCCCACTAATCCTGTGTCACCcggctataaatcctgacctgtatccctGGCTCCGAGTTCCTACTCGACACGTAGGTCTAACCTCGGAACACCACTTGTGCCCGACTCAGACCATCTTGTGCTCAGGCCCTTTGAACTCCACGTAGGTCGGACTTTTGACCTCTATGTAGGTCaaacttttgaccaccacgtagaCATGACTTCTGATCGCCGCGTAAACTTGACTTTTGATCATCTCATAGACTTGACTTCCGACAtccattatttgaaaaatctttaccAAAATCCATACAAGAGGTTTGGGTCAAGCAAAAGTTGCTCTAAGTGTCTCATTATTTACAGAGTACAAAAACAAAAGAGAGGGATTTTGAcaagagaaataaaatatttctaatgtGAGGGAAAAGAAGTTCTCAAGGATAATTAATTACTCCGTGGAGGGAAAATTGGaaaggaaaaaaattgaaaagcAGATGGTGAAGCTGAATATATTTTTCTGTTTACTTGGAAAGAAAGTGAATGAGAGACAAAATGAATGGATCAGCATGTGAAAGATAATATTCGAATTACTGTGCTTTTATTGTTACAATTTTAGGAAAAATTGCCTCTCAGGCATGTAGGAGGAACTATCATATCTAGAAAATTCACAATGTATTACTCTTTCAATGAATGATTCAATCATGTATGCCAGTTTTATCATAAATGGTGGATTAACACTTATGTATTATCTAATTTATTACTTTATGGTAGATAACCGCAATTTATTCATATAATTTTTCACATGCATCAAAGAAGCTGAGTCGATTTGAAAAGCCATTTGGTAAAAGCTAACGATAAGTTAAGACTTGATTAGTAGCTGGCAAGAAATTTGAGGGGAAATACCAGTGTCCACTTGATCACCTTGATTTTTATGGCCAATGCAATGGAAAAAAGAGGAGACTAAGATGTTTTTGTTCGTGGGAAAAAGTATTCAACGatcgaatctgagttttgataatagcaaagagttcaaagttaagattatttgtggtctaacatgtttgaatgagtttgcaacaaagtcctaagtgtacttaggtaaaagtcctaactgcggttaggcaaatgaaaaatcctagggggcggtaaccctaggcgaaaagtcttaaCGGGTCGAGGACTtggggcaaaaatcctagagtcggggactctaggtggaaagtcctggtgtcgcgaaccgggtggaagattGGGAGGGTCGTGGAGCGAACGCCCAGCAAGAAAGTCCTAGAGCCTCAAGCGCTCAGCAAAAATCCAGtctgtctggaggaccggact is drawn from Zingiber officinale cultivar Zhangliang chromosome 1B, Zo_v1.1, whole genome shotgun sequence and contains these coding sequences:
- the LOC121981608 gene encoding probable sarcosine oxidase, whose protein sequence is MAAASGDRFDLVVVGAGIMGSCAAYYAAKRGLRVLLLEQFDFLHGLGSSHGESRTIRATYPEDYYPSMVLEARCLWEEAQAEAGYRVVTSTAHFDFGPEDNKSLQSVIDSGGHHREVNIRLIDRGSSSSVFSGVFALPDGWIGVVSDIGGVIRPTKAVAMFQALALKKGAILKDRTRIIAIEKDGENREGVRVRAAGGEIFLGSKCVITAGAWMKKLVKSVTEIDLPIQPLHTTICYWKIKAGHEAEFTAEGGFPTFASYGDSYIYGTPSLEFPGLIKIALHGGRPCDPDRRDWTASSSGVMVDSVGEWIRKILPGKVESGNPVITQACLYSMTPDGDFVIDFLGGEFGKDVVVAGGFSGHGFKMGPVVGRIVAEMAIDGAVEGVEMRHFGIRRFAECSIGNAKEFEEQVSSH